In the Alphaproteobacteria bacterium genome, TTCCACCTGAAGGGTGTTCTTATCGAATTGCAGTTGTATCTATCCGTAAAGCTTACGCGGGTCATGCCAAAAGAATTATGATGGGGATTTGGTCTTATTTAAAACAATTTATTTATACAAAGTTTATTATTGTTGTAGATGATGATATTAATGTAAGAGATTGGAAAGATGTGATGTGGGCAATTTCTACCCGTATGGATCCTGTACGTGATATAACAACCATGACACATACCCCTATCGATTATCTTGATTTTGCCAGCCCCGAAAGTGGACTTGGTGGGAAAATAGGGTTAGATGCCACAAACAAAATACATCCTGAAACTAACCGTATATGGGGAAAAAAGATTTATATGGCCCAGAATATTATTGAAACGGTCACAAAAAAATGGGCAAGCTATAAATTACCAGGATCTGGTAATTCTATTTGGAAATAATTTTAATTAAGAGTACACACCATGACTAATCGTTCGGATATTTTATTAGATTTAATTAAAGAAACAAAGAAACATGGGGCGGATCATGTAGATACTTTGCTTATTGATACGACCGCCCTTAATTATAGTCAAAGATTAGGTCAACAAGAACAACTAGAAAGATCAGAAAGCAATGAAATTGGTCTAAGAGTATTTATTGGCAAAAAACAATCTATTGTTTCAAGTACAGATTTTTCTTCATCTTCTTTGAAAAATTTAATTGATCGTGCAATATCAATGGCCAAATCTGTACCAGATGATCCGTTTTCTAGAATTGCCAATCTAGATGAAATAACGTCATCCGTGCCAGATTTACAGATTTATGATCCTGATGAACCTTCAATAGAAGATCTTATACAAAAAGCAAATGAGTTTGAAAATGCTGCCCGTTCTGTTCCTGGAATAACAAATTCTGAAGGGGCTAATGCAGCATGGCAAAAAACAGAAATTTATCAAGCTACCAGCAATAATTTTATGAATTCTTACAAAACCACACGTCATTATTTTGGTGGATCTGTAATTGCCCAAAGTGATCAGGGTATGGAAAGAGATTATGAATTTTCTTCTGCTATTTATGCCAAAGATTTGGCAAACCCAAGTTTAATAGGACAATTAGCAGGTGAAAAAACTGTTAAAAGATTAAATCCAAAAAAACCACAAACCACAAAATTACCAGTTGTTTTTCATCCTCGTGAAGGACGACAATTATTAGGACATTTTGCGTCAGCAATTAATGGGGCTGCTATTTCTTTAGGAACCAGTTTTTTAAAAGATAAAATGGGTCAATCTGTTTTCCCAAAAACAATTACTATCATTGATGATCCCCATAGAATTAAAGGGTTACGTTCTGTCCCCTTTGATTCTGAAGGTATTGCTGCAAAAAAAACATCAATAATTGACCAAGGAATTTTGACAACATGGCTGCTAGATCTTAACACTGCGCAAAAACTTAATCTTAAAAGTACAGGTCATGCGAAACGTGGACCTTCATCCCTTCCCCATCCTTCTGCAAGCAATCTTTATATCGCACCAGATACATTATCGGTTACAGATTTGCTAAAAGATATTAAAGAAGGATTATATGTGACAGATTTAATTGGCCATGGGATTAATTTAGTGACAGGGGATTACAGTATTGGTGCTGTTGGGTTTTGGATTAAAGATGGCATTATAACCTATCCTGTTAGCGAATTAACGATCGCAAGCAATTTAAAAGACATGTTTGCAAATTTGACCGTTGCTAATGATTTGGAATTTCAATATGGCATTGATGTTCCAACCTTACGAATTGAATCGATGACCATCGCTGGACAATAAAACTATGCCTATTAGTAGCCAGGTACACCGTACAACACAGTACCTATCAGTTTAGCATGGAGCGATAAGGCTTTTATTAGGAAACTTTGATTATCTACGCTCGGTAGTACTTTTAATTGTCTGCTGCTCTACAGTTAAAGCTTCTTGGGTGAAAGTTAATGTCACTAATAAAGCAATTATTAAAGCTGCAATTAATGAAATTTTTTTCATAATATTCCCCTTGATTTATAATCTTAAACTAATTTTATAGTTATCGATAAAACTATGTTTATATTATAAATTAAATTAATTATTTATATTTTGTCAATAAA is a window encoding:
- a CDS encoding TldD/PmbA family protein; amino-acid sequence: MTNRSDILLDLIKETKKHGADHVDTLLIDTTALNYSQRLGQQEQLERSESNEIGLRVFIGKKQSIVSSTDFSSSSLKNLIDRAISMAKSVPDDPFSRIANLDEITSSVPDLQIYDPDEPSIEDLIQKANEFENAARSVPGITNSEGANAAWQKTEIYQATSNNFMNSYKTTRHYFGGSVIAQSDQGMERDYEFSSAIYAKDLANPSLIGQLAGEKTVKRLNPKKPQTTKLPVVFHPREGRQLLGHFASAINGAAISLGTSFLKDKMGQSVFPKTITIIDDPHRIKGLRSVPFDSEGIAAKKTSIIDQGILTTWLLDLNTAQKLNLKSTGHAKRGPSSLPHPSASNLYIAPDTLSVTDLLKDIKEGLYVTDLIGHGINLVTGDYSIGAVGFWIKDGIITYPVSELTIASNLKDMFANLTVANDLEFQYGIDVPTLRIESMTIAGQ